The following proteins come from a genomic window of Abditibacteriaceae bacterium:
- a CDS encoding helix-turn-helix transcriptional regulator → MKNKKPSEAQGQWHDGQTLYHISIVAEMVTTHPQTLRMYERLGLVSPQRTSNNVRLYSSEDIERVRRIQHLTQDLGVNLAGVEVVFKLLNELERTRAESEAILDAMEKSHAEGWSRAELRRRLDERAPSDSGNAIVPLYMPLGEGKKTPARKRR, encoded by the coding sequence ATGAAAAATAAGAAACCCAGTGAAGCGCAAGGTCAGTGGCACGACGGACAAACGCTTTATCATATTTCCATCGTCGCCGAAATGGTGACGACACATCCGCAAACGCTGCGAATGTACGAACGGCTTGGCCTCGTTTCGCCGCAGCGCACCAGCAACAACGTGCGCTTATATTCTTCCGAAGACATCGAGCGCGTGCGGCGCATTCAACATCTAACGCAGGATTTGGGCGTTAACCTCGCAGGCGTTGAAGTTGTTTTCAAGTTGCTCAACGAACTGGAACGCACGCGCGCCGAAAGCGAAGCCATTCTTGACGCGATGGAGAAAAGCCATGCTGAAGGCTGGAGCCGCGCCGAATTGCGCCGCCGGCTCGATGAACGCGCGCCAAGTGATTCGGGCAATGCGATTGTTCCGCTTTATATGCCGCTTGGCGAAGGTAAGAAAACGCCAGCGCGCAAACGCCGTTAA
- the clpB gene encoding ATP-dependent chaperone ClpB, whose product MALDFNKWTVKAGEALQSAQSLAATYQHQEIDVEHLLLALLGQSEGTTTPLLQKLEANAAHLTRELEQELARRPKVQGVEHGRALSTRLAGNNRDGNSGVIGAAHKAMNGLKDEYLSTEHLLLGVAEDKGFAGGLFRQSGVTRDTILQALAQVRGGQRVTDQNPEEKYEALDKFTRDLTGDARRGKLDPVIGRDEEIRRVVQVLSRRTKNNPVLIGEPGVGKTAIVEGLAQRVASGDVPETLKDKRVLSLDLGALIAGAKYRGEFEDRLKAVLKEITRAEGQIVLFIDEMHTLVGAGAAEGAVDAANLLKPMLARGELRCVGATTLDEYRKYIEKDAALERRFQPIYVGEPSVEDTIAILRGLKEKYEVHHKVRIKDTALVAAATLSNRYLTDRFLPDKAIDLVDEAASKLRIEIASMPTEIDELMRRAMQLEIEREALNRELKGAHYGLNSGETATRERLEKLEKELAELQEKSSQLKAQWQNEKDAIGKVSALKARLDETAFEIEQATQAADLGRAAELRYGVLPQLQRELEEETRNLQDRQGTGQMLKEEVDEEDIAEVVAKWTGIPVARLMEAEMQKLLKMEDNLRGRVVGQDDALESVADAVRRARAGLSDPNRPIGSFIFLGPTGVGKTELARALAEFLFDDERAMIRIDMSEYMEKHTVARLIGAPPGYVGYEEGGQLTEAVRRRPYSVVLFDEIEKAHGDVFNVLLQLLDDGRLTDGQGRTVDFRNTVVIMTSNLGTNVIQNSSAKEDPLLRERVWGVLREHFRPEFLNRVDEVIIFNPLGKEQLTHIVEIQLEGLKNRLAERGIVLSLSEGAREVLAEEGYDPVFGARPLKRAIQRLVQDALAKKVLAGEFRDGDSIEVEVGHEGQLQFRRAEKAMA is encoded by the coding sequence ATGGCGTTGGATTTCAATAAATGGACGGTGAAAGCGGGCGAAGCGCTACAGAGCGCGCAAAGTTTGGCGGCGACGTATCAGCATCAGGAAATTGATGTCGAGCATTTGCTTTTAGCCTTGCTGGGTCAAAGCGAAGGCACGACAACGCCGTTGTTGCAAAAGTTGGAAGCAAACGCGGCGCATTTAACCCGTGAACTGGAACAGGAACTGGCGCGGCGTCCCAAGGTGCAAGGCGTTGAACATGGCCGCGCGCTTTCGACGCGGCTTGCCGGCAATAACCGCGATGGAAACAGCGGTGTCATCGGCGCGGCGCACAAAGCGATGAACGGATTGAAAGACGAATATCTTTCGACCGAACATTTGCTGCTCGGCGTGGCTGAAGACAAAGGTTTCGCGGGCGGCTTGTTCCGCCAAAGCGGTGTCACGCGCGACACGATTTTGCAGGCATTAGCTCAAGTGCGCGGCGGCCAGCGCGTCACCGATCAAAACCCCGAAGAAAAATACGAAGCGCTCGATAAATTCACGCGCGATCTGACGGGCGATGCGCGGCGCGGCAAGCTCGACCCCGTCATTGGCCGCGACGAAGAAATTCGCCGCGTAGTGCAAGTGCTTTCACGCCGCACCAAGAACAATCCGGTTCTCATCGGTGAACCCGGCGTTGGCAAAACCGCGATTGTTGAAGGACTCGCGCAGCGCGTTGCTTCGGGCGACGTGCCCGAAACGCTGAAAGACAAGCGCGTTTTGTCGCTCGATTTGGGCGCGCTCATCGCGGGCGCAAAATATCGCGGCGAATTTGAAGATCGCCTTAAAGCGGTGTTGAAAGAAATAACGCGGGCTGAAGGACAAATCGTTTTGTTCATCGACGAAATGCACACGCTTGTCGGCGCTGGTGCGGCGGAAGGCGCGGTCGATGCGGCGAACCTTTTGAAGCCGATGCTGGCGCGCGGTGAACTGCGCTGCGTGGGTGCAACGACGCTCGATGAATACCGCAAATACATCGAAAAAGATGCGGCTTTAGAACGGCGCTTTCAGCCAATTTACGTCGGCGAACCCAGTGTTGAAGACACCATCGCGATTCTGCGTGGTTTGAAAGAAAAGTACGAGGTTCACCACAAAGTTCGCATTAAAGATACCGCGCTTGTGGCAGCAGCGACTTTATCCAATCGCTATCTGACCGACCGTTTTCTGCCGGATAAGGCGATTGACCTCGTCGATGAAGCTGCATCGAAGCTGCGTATCGAAATCGCGTCGATGCCGACCGAAATCGACGAATTGATGCGGCGCGCGATGCAGCTTGAAATCGAGCGCGAAGCGTTGAACCGCGAATTAAAAGGCGCGCATTACGGCCTGAATTCCGGTGAAACCGCAACGCGCGAGAGGTTGGAAAAGCTGGAAAAAGAACTGGCCGAACTGCAGGAGAAATCGAGTCAGCTTAAAGCGCAGTGGCAGAACGAAAAAGATGCTATCGGCAAGGTGTCGGCGTTGAAAGCCAGACTCGATGAAACGGCCTTTGAAATCGAGCAGGCAACGCAAGCTGCCGACTTGGGCCGCGCTGCCGAGTTGCGCTACGGCGTTCTCCCACAACTGCAGCGCGAGTTGGAAGAAGAAACGCGCAACTTGCAAGATCGGCAGGGCACCGGCCAGATGCTGAAAGAAGAAGTCGATGAGGAAGACATCGCCGAAGTCGTGGCGAAGTGGACGGGAATTCCCGTTGCGCGCTTGATGGAAGCCGAAATGCAGAAGCTGCTCAAAATGGAAGACAACCTGCGCGGGCGCGTTGTCGGGCAGGATGATGCTCTGGAAAGTGTGGCTGACGCGGTGCGTCGTGCACGTGCCGGACTTTCCGACCCGAACCGGCCCATTGGCAGCTTCATCTTCCTCGGCCCGACCGGTGTTGGTAAAACCGAACTGGCGCGGGCGCTTGCCGAATTCCTGTTCGATGATGAGCGCGCAATGATTCGCATCGACATGAGCGAATACATGGAAAAGCACACCGTCGCGCGATTGATTGGTGCGCCTCCGGGTTATGTCGGCTACGAAGAAGGCGGACAACTAACGGAAGCAGTGCGCCGCCGTCCATACAGCGTGGTACTATTCGACGAAATCGAAAAAGCACATGGCGATGTCTTTAACGTCTTGCTGCAATTGCTCGACGATGGAAGGCTAACAGACGGGCAAGGACGTACGGTCGATTTCCGCAATACGGTCGTCATCATGACTTCCAATCTGGGCACGAATGTGATTCAAAACAGCAGCGCGAAAGAAGACCCGCTTCTGCGCGAACGTGTCTGGGGTGTTTTGCGCGAACATTTCCGGCCCGAATTTCTTAACCGCGTCGATGAAGTGATTATTTTTAACCCGCTGGGCAAAGAGCAGCTAACGCACATCGTCGAGATTCAGCTCGAAGGGTTGAAGAATCGTCTCGCCGAGCGTGGTATTGTGCTGTCTCTTTCGGAAGGAGCGCGCGAAGTCTTAGCGGAAGAAGGCTACGATCCGGTGTTTGGCGCGCGGCCACTCAAACGTGCGATTCAGCGGTTGGTGCAGGACGCGCTGGCCAAAAAGGTTTTGGCGGGCGAGTTCCGCGACGGCGATAGCATCGAAGTCGAGGTTGGACACGAAGGACAGTTGCAATTTCGACGTGCGGAAAAAGCAATGGCGTAA
- a CDS encoding J domain-containing protein, with protein sequence MAKDFYKILGVDRKADEKDIKKAYRKLARQYHPDINPNNAAAEAKFKEINEAYQVLSDPEKRPLYDQWGDDYDKIPAGYTGGPGGVNFGGGAGPNFGGGNFNNADFEELFRRGGGPGGVRFETGAPAGGAGSDLFESLFGGRGRTQRKRGPVRGQDVEQPIEISLGESFRGTQRHFNLTISDPNSGRHQKRDVTVKIPAGVGEGARVRAAGQGADGENGGPRGDLFLKVHIAPHPFWKREGDNLLCELPVTFAEAALGGTIDVPAPSGTVGLKIPSGTQSGQTFRLSGRGVPKLKGEGNGDILVKIKVAVPKELSAREREIVAELQNRPAEVRSNLGAQI encoded by the coding sequence ATGGCTAAAGACTTCTACAAAATTCTGGGTGTTGACCGCAAAGCCGACGAGAAGGACATCAAGAAGGCTTACCGCAAGCTCGCGCGCCAGTATCACCCCGATATTAACCCGAATAACGCGGCGGCTGAGGCGAAATTCAAGGAAATCAACGAAGCCTATCAGGTTCTCAGCGACCCCGAAAAGCGTCCGCTCTACGACCAGTGGGGCGACGATTACGACAAAATTCCGGCGGGCTACACAGGCGGGCCGGGTGGCGTCAATTTCGGAGGCGGCGCGGGGCCGAACTTTGGCGGCGGCAACTTTAACAACGCCGATTTCGAGGAACTTTTTCGGCGAGGCGGCGGACCCGGTGGCGTTAGGTTTGAAACTGGAGCGCCCGCTGGTGGCGCGGGCAGCGACCTGTTTGAAAGTTTGTTCGGCGGGCGCGGACGCACGCAGCGCAAGCGTGGGCCGGTGCGCGGACAAGATGTTGAACAACCGATTGAAATTTCGCTCGGCGAAAGTTTTCGCGGCACGCAGCGCCACTTTAACCTGACGATTTCCGACCCGAACTCGGGCCGTCATCAAAAGCGCGATGTCACGGTGAAGATTCCGGCGGGTGTGGGCGAAGGCGCGCGGGTGCGCGCGGCGGGGCAGGGTGCTGATGGCGAAAACGGCGGGCCGCGCGGCGATTTGTTCTTGAAAGTTCACATCGCGCCGCATCCGTTCTGGAAGCGCGAAGGCGACAACCTGCTTTGCGAACTTCCAGTGACTTTTGCCGAAGCCGCATTGGGCGGCACAATTGACGTGCCCGCGCCCAGTGGAACTGTCGGCTTGAAAATTCCCTCTGGCACACAAAGCGGCCAAACATTTCGATTGTCGGGACGCGGTGTGCCCAAACTCAAAGGCGAAGGCAACGGCGATATTCTGGTGAAAATCAAAGTTGCGGTGCCGAAAGAACTGAGTGCGCGCGAACGCGAAATCGTCGCGGAACTGCAAAATCGACCCGCTGAAGTACGGTCGAATTTGGGCGCGCAAATTTAA
- a CDS encoding lactate racemase domain-containing protein: MISIPQKTVGAGYDDRLVSDAEAHAIAAEFLGSLQLEGKRILLIVPDATRTAPVGLMFRAIFQQTESRIQKLDVMVALGTHQPMTEAQICERLEISAQERSDIYGDVALLNHEWDNPAQLQNIGVIPSDEISTLSDGRFAMDVNVEINRAIFDYDLLLILGPVFPHEVVGFSGGNKYLFPGIGGAEILNFFHWLGAVIANPKIIGNKWTPVRRVVDRAAQLVSVPRACFCMVVEKGGLAGLYAGTPEGAWDAASDLSDALHIVYTDRAYDTVLSCAPTMYDDLWTGGKCMYKLEPVVADGGELIIYAPHITEVSVTHGDLIEEIGYHTRDYFLSQWDKFKDLPWGILAHSTHVRGIGTMEDGVEKPRVKVTLASQISPEVCAKINLGYRDPSTINVEDFANRENEGVLLVRKAGEMLYRLKDAPEWQQG; encoded by the coding sequence ATGATTTCTATTCCTCAAAAAACTGTGGGTGCGGGCTACGACGACCGCCTTGTTTCCGACGCCGAAGCGCACGCGATTGCTGCCGAGTTCCTCGGTTCGCTCCAACTTGAAGGTAAGCGCATTTTGCTGATTGTTCCCGACGCCACGCGCACTGCACCTGTCGGCCTGATGTTCCGCGCGATCTTTCAGCAAACCGAATCGCGCATTCAAAAGCTCGATGTGATGGTTGCTCTCGGCACGCACCAGCCGATGACCGAAGCGCAAATCTGCGAGCGTTTGGAGATTTCAGCGCAGGAACGCAGCGACATTTACGGGGATGTCGCGTTGCTGAATCACGAATGGGACAATCCGGCGCAGTTGCAAAACATCGGCGTAATTCCGTCCGACGAAATTTCGACCCTTTCCGATGGCCGCTTTGCGATGGACGTGAACGTCGAAATCAACCGCGCGATTTTCGATTACGATTTGCTGCTAATTTTAGGGCCGGTTTTCCCGCACGAAGTCGTCGGTTTTTCGGGCGGCAACAAATATCTGTTTCCCGGCATCGGCGGTGCGGAGATTCTTAATTTCTTCCACTGGCTCGGCGCGGTTATCGCCAATCCGAAAATTATCGGCAACAAATGGACGCCAGTTCGCCGCGTCGTGGACAGAGCGGCGCAACTCGTTTCGGTTCCGCGTGCGTGCTTTTGCATGGTCGTGGAAAAAGGTGGCCTGGCCGGTCTTTACGCCGGAACACCTGAAGGCGCGTGGGACGCCGCTTCGGATTTATCGGACGCACTCCACATCGTTTATACCGACCGCGCTTACGACACCGTTCTTTCGTGCGCGCCCACGATGTACGACGACTTGTGGACCGGCGGCAAATGCATGTACAAGCTGGAGCCGGTTGTGGCCGACGGCGGCGAACTGATTATCTACGCGCCGCATATCACCGAAGTTTCGGTGACACACGGTGACCTGATTGAAGAAATCGGCTATCACACGCGCGATTATTTCCTCTCGCAGTGGGACAAATTCAAAGATTTGCCGTGGGGTATTCTGGCGCACTCGACGCACGTTCGCGGCATCGGCACGATGGAAGATGGTGTGGAAAAGCCGCGCGTCAAAGTCACGCTCGCGTCGCAGATTTCGCCCGAAGTCTGCGCCAAAATTAATCTCGGCTACCGCGACCCAAGCACAATAAATGTCGAAGATTTTGCGAACCGAGAAAACGAAGGCGTTCTGCTAGTGCGCAAAGCAGGCGAAATGCTCTATCGCCTGAAAGACGCTCCTGAGTGGCAGCAAGGATAG
- the rodA gene encoding rod shape-determining protein RodA: MAAPSISSSSSSPISAPASFGRGTWRDLDWVFIFLVMVLSIWGCATIYSASRPADETFITAPRAGGSGAVASRPGNERALTDLRSSRTQRSNDATKQAMFIVIGLAAMCFIAFADYQFLMHLQAPVYLGNLLLLIAVLIPGIGKFVNGARSWIPIGPFLLQPAEFCKVAVIICLAAWVCRRQDKMRKFSTLLWSLAYIAIPLLLVLKQPDFGTTLSILSIWFGMMFFGGAHLRHLGAIAAVGILLFGVAWKVGVLKDHQKTRLSVFLTRNPTREQMREGGYQIEQSQIAIGGGQISGQGFTKGMQNRAKYVPENATDFIFTVVAEEWGFIGGALLLFCYLALLLRAASAAISTDNYFGVLIAGGFTALVAFHCIVNLGMTMRVMPITGVPLPFFSYGGSSYVAFSLCAGLVQSIARSRRRVGL, encoded by the coding sequence ATGGCCGCACCGAGTATCTCTTCGTCTTCTTCCTCCCCGATTTCCGCCCCCGCGTCTTTTGGACGCGGCACATGGCGCGATCTCGACTGGGTTTTCATCTTTCTTGTCATGGTGCTTTCCATTTGGGGCTGCGCCACGATTTATTCTGCGTCGCGTCCTGCCGACGAAACCTTTATCACCGCGCCGCGTGCTGGCGGAAGTGGCGCCGTCGCGTCGCGCCCCGGAAACGAACGCGCGCTCACCGATTTGCGTTCGAGCCGGACACAGCGCTCCAACGATGCGACCAAGCAAGCGATGTTCATCGTGATTGGACTTGCGGCGATGTGCTTCATCGCGTTCGCCGACTATCAGTTTTTAATGCACTTGCAAGCGCCGGTTTATCTGGGCAACCTGCTCTTACTGATCGCGGTACTCATCCCGGGCATCGGCAAATTCGTCAACGGCGCGCGCTCGTGGATTCCTATCGGGCCGTTTTTGCTGCAACCGGCGGAATTTTGCAAAGTCGCCGTTATTATTTGTCTCGCCGCGTGGGTTTGCCGCCGTCAGGACAAAATGCGCAAATTCTCCACTTTGTTGTGGAGCCTCGCGTATATTGCCATTCCGCTTTTGCTCGTCCTCAAGCAACCCGACTTCGGGACCACGCTTTCGATTCTGTCGATCTGGTTTGGCATGATGTTTTTCGGCGGCGCACATTTGCGTCACCTCGGAGCGATTGCGGCTGTCGGCATTTTGCTGTTCGGTGTGGCGTGGAAAGTTGGTGTCTTGAAAGACCATCAGAAAACGCGCCTGTCGGTCTTCCTGACACGTAATCCGACGCGCGAGCAAATGCGCGAAGGCGGCTATCAAATCGAGCAAAGCCAGATCGCGATTGGCGGCGGCCAGATTTCCGGTCAGGGCTTCACCAAAGGAATGCAGAACCGCGCGAAATACGTCCCCGAAAACGCGACCGACTTTATCTTCACCGTCGTCGCGGAAGAATGGGGTTTCATTGGCGGCGCGCTGCTTTTGTTCTGCTATCTGGCGCTGCTTTTACGCGCTGCTTCGGCTGCTATATCAACCGATAACTATTTCGGCGTTTTAATCGCGGGCGGCTTTACAGCTCTGGTGGCGTTTCACTGTATTGTCAATCTCGGTATGACGATGCGCGTGATGCCAATCACCGGTGTGCCCTTGCCATTCTTTTCTTATGGCGGCTCCAGTTATGTGGCGTTTTCGCTGTGCGCTGGCCTTGTGCAAAGCATTGCGCGCTCGCGCCGCCGCGTCGGTTTGTAA
- a CDS encoding DUF72 domain-containing protein, producing MRTPQFHIGTSGWKYDDWKGVFLPRTGDELAAYARVFSTVEIDSTWYHTPAPKVVASWARRVPEGFRFSAKVPREITHDKLLINCEDALNSFLDSMSELGEARGPLLLQFPPTWSLHEGWGALHQFLPLLREGAALDWQFAVEFRHRSWFGQRTAELLQEFNVAWTLADFGAWWHKEEMPLFVTADFAYVRWLGNRYEELEPFDALKKDKTHDEERWLETLGELPVNEVWGYFNNHWAGFSPASARDFLEKLGTPAPEFSVVAPPVKPGSGQGSLFD from the coding sequence ATGCGCACACCTCAATTTCATATCGGAACATCGGGCTGGAAATACGACGACTGGAAAGGTGTTTTCCTGCCGCGCACCGGCGACGAACTCGCCGCCTACGCGCGCGTATTTTCCACAGTCGAAATCGATTCGACGTGGTATCACACGCCTGCGCCAAAAGTTGTCGCGTCGTGGGCGAGGCGCGTGCCCGAAGGCTTTCGTTTCAGCGCCAAAGTGCCGCGTGAAATCACCCACGACAAATTGCTCATTAACTGCGAAGATGCACTGAACAGTTTTCTCGATTCGATGAGCGAATTGGGCGAGGCGCGCGGCCCGTTGCTTTTGCAATTCCCGCCGACATGGAGCCTTCACGAAGGCTGGGGCGCGTTGCACCAATTTCTGCCACTTTTGCGCGAAGGCGCCGCACTCGACTGGCAGTTTGCCGTCGAATTTCGCCACCGCTCGTGGTTCGGACAGCGAACGGCAGAGCTTTTACAAGAATTTAATGTTGCATGGACTTTGGCCGACTTCGGCGCGTGGTGGCACAAAGAAGAAATGCCGCTTTTCGTCACCGCCGACTTCGCTTATGTGCGCTGGCTGGGCAATCGGTATGAAGAACTGGAGCCGTTCGACGCGCTCAAGAAAGATAAAACCCACGACGAAGAGCGCTGGCTCGAAACACTGGGCGAACTGCCGGTGAACGAAGTCTGGGGCTACTTCAATAATCACTGGGCCGGTTTTTCGCCGGCATCAGCGCGCGATTTTCTGGAGAAACTGGGCACGCCCGCACCCGAATTTTCGGTCGTCGCGCCGCCGGTAAAGCCCGGAAGCGGACAGGGCAGTTTGTTCGATTGA
- a CDS encoding DUF2721 domain-containing protein yields MPETTRTASEIAQSFIGAAITPALLFTACALLLSGLQSKYSTLVGSIRVLGAERRTLETQHGEFAQARRDNLGQQIEALVGRARLVRNAVFCLYLGITGLLLASLCGGVAAVGVTAAAAGTLVFFAFGMSCVVAAMGFGFTEASRSFEVLRLEAMSGESTETAEDDE; encoded by the coding sequence ATGCCTGAAACAACGCGCACCGCGAGCGAAATCGCGCAAAGTTTCATCGGAGCCGCGATTACACCCGCGCTGCTTTTCACCGCTTGCGCGCTCCTGCTGTCGGGCTTGCAAAGCAAATACTCGACGCTTGTCGGCTCGATTCGCGTGCTGGGAGCCGAGCGCCGCACCCTCGAAACGCAGCATGGCGAGTTTGCCCAAGCGCGCCGCGACAACCTTGGACAACAAATCGAAGCTCTCGTCGGGCGCGCGCGCCTTGTGCGCAACGCTGTTTTTTGCCTTTATCTCGGCATCACCGGTTTGCTTCTGGCTTCGCTTTGTGGAGGCGTGGCAGCTGTTGGCGTGACGGCTGCCGCGGCGGGAACTCTTGTGTTCTTCGCCTTTGGCATGAGCTGCGTTGTCGCGGCGATGGGTTTTGGTTTTACCGAAGCATCGCGCTCGTTTGAAGTTTTGCGGCTCGAAGCAATGTCGGGCGAAAGCACCGAAACCGCAGAGGACGACGAATGA
- a CDS encoding SGNH/GDSL hydrolase family protein, translating to MIQPNDHIVFYGDSITDAGRGRENCTNANLGNGYVHLCAAQLLSQFPEYNLRITNKGISGNRVYDLESRLEEDVLAIEPTIVSVLIGINDTWRQFDSGVLSPIEEFAASYRRVLEPLHQRDVRLVICEPFVLPVPEDRRAWRPDVAARIAVCRDLAEEFDAAYVPFDGMFAAASSRAKAAYWAGDGVHPSLAGHALMADAWLDAVVE from the coding sequence ATGATTCAACCAAACGACCATATCGTGTTCTACGGCGACAGCATTACCGACGCCGGACGGGGACGCGAAAACTGCACCAACGCTAATCTCGGCAACGGCTATGTGCACTTGTGCGCTGCGCAACTCCTGTCTCAATTTCCCGAATACAATCTGCGCATTACCAACAAGGGAATTTCCGGTAATCGCGTTTACGATCTGGAATCGCGTCTGGAAGAAGATGTTCTCGCCATTGAACCAACCATCGTTTCGGTTCTCATCGGCATCAACGATACGTGGCGTCAATTTGACAGCGGCGTCCTTTCTCCGATTGAAGAATTCGCCGCCAGCTATCGCCGCGTTTTGGAGCCGTTGCACCAGCGCGATGTGCGCCTCGTAATCTGCGAGCCATTCGTTTTGCCCGTTCCCGAAGACCGCCGCGCGTGGCGTCCTGATGTCGCCGCTCGCATCGCCGTATGCCGTGATCTGGCCGAAGAATTCGACGCCGCTTATGTGCCGTTCGATGGAATGTTCGCTGCTGCATCGTCGCGCGCCAAGGCCGCGTATTGGGCTGGTGACGGCGTTCATCCGAGCCTCGCCGGACACGCACTCATGGCCGATGCGTGGCTTGATGCCGTCGTGGAATAA
- a CDS encoding sorbosone dehydrogenase family protein translates to MPHRIIMKRFLFAALLPTLALPISSVSAQTPAAQAPILTGEAARGDWTTDAPGVRRRITTADLPAPFDTPSANNGARVVPRPEGAWPQAPAGFVVSEFATGLRNPRVVTTAPNGDVFVAESGANRVRVLRDADGDGKAETSEVFAENLKQPFGIAFYPKANPQWVYVANTDSVVRFAYTAGATKAVGEPEMIVNSISGGGLLRGGGHWTRDIAFSDDGTKMWVSVGSRSNVSDDEGETGRALIWQFTPEGKDGKVYASGIRNPVGLAVDPRTGVLWTSVNERDGLGDHLVPDYITSVREGGFYGWPWFYIGGNQDPRHKDKHPELKDTVIVPDVLLQSHSASLDLAFYTGNSFPAEYRNSIFAAEHGSWNRERRTGYKVIRVPMAVKKSMNRENSNVATGEYEDFLTGFVTPEGNVWGRPVGVTVANDGALLVSDDGGNVIWRVAAAKK, encoded by the coding sequence GTGCCTCATCGAATTATTATGAAACGCTTTCTCTTCGCAGCCTTGCTGCCAACTCTCGCTTTGCCGATTTCTTCGGTATCGGCTCAAACCCCAGCCGCTCAAGCGCCGATTCTCACCGGCGAAGCCGCGCGCGGCGATTGGACAACCGATGCTCCCGGCGTGCGCCGCCGCATCACCACTGCCGATTTGCCCGCGCCTTTCGACACGCCTTCGGCCAACAATGGCGCGCGCGTCGTACCGCGCCCCGAAGGCGCGTGGCCCCAAGCGCCCGCCGGTTTCGTCGTTTCCGAATTTGCGACTGGCTTGCGCAATCCGCGCGTCGTAACGACCGCGCCTAACGGAGACGTTTTCGTCGCAGAAAGCGGAGCGAATCGCGTGCGTGTTCTGCGCGACGCCGATGGTGACGGCAAAGCTGAAACGTCGGAGGTTTTCGCCGAGAACTTGAAGCAGCCATTCGGCATCGCGTTTTATCCGAAAGCGAATCCACAATGGGTTTATGTTGCTAACACCGATTCGGTCGTGCGCTTTGCCTATACCGCAGGCGCAACCAAAGCGGTTGGCGAACCGGAAATGATCGTCAATTCGATCTCCGGCGGCGGACTTTTGCGCGGCGGCGGCCATTGGACACGCGACATCGCGTTTTCGGATGACGGCACCAAAATGTGGGTTTCGGTCGGCAGCCGCAGCAACGTCAGCGACGATGAAGGTGAGACTGGCCGCGCGCTCATCTGGCAGTTCACGCCCGAAGGCAAAGACGGAAAGGTGTACGCCAGCGGCATTCGCAATCCGGTTGGCCTCGCGGTCGATCCGCGAACCGGCGTGTTATGGACAAGCGTCAACGAACGCGATGGACTGGGCGATCACCTTGTGCCGGATTACATCACCAGCGTGCGCGAAGGCGGTTTTTACGGCTGGCCCTGGTTTTACATCGGCGGCAATCAAGACCCGCGCCACAAAGACAAACACCCCGAACTGAAAGACACCGTTATCGTCCCCGACGTTTTGCTGCAAAGCCATTCGGCGTCGCTCGATCTGGCGTTTTACACGGGCAATTCTTTTCCTGCGGAATATCGCAACAGCATTTTCGCTGCTGAACACGGCTCGTGGAACCGCGAACGACGCACCGGCTACAAAGTGATTCGCGTGCCGATGGCAGTGAAAAAATCCATGAACCGCGAAAATAGCAACGTCGCAACCGGCGAATACGAAGATTTCCTGACCGGCTTTGTCACACCCGAGGGCAATGTTTGGGGCCGTCCGGTTGGCGTCACGGTTGCGAACGATGGCGCTCTGCTCGTCAGCGACGATGGCGGCAACGTCATCTGGCGCGTCGCAGCTGCAAAGAAATAA
- a CDS encoding cyclic nucleotide-binding domain-containing protein, whose product MSYKTRAASLAQCRRALASLPFLGELKTTDMETLCRLSRVRDYCAGSTLFYEDDEPDAVYFLESGGVEVFKSDGNGKKLPLAILRDSGVVGEMGLLSSAPRSASVRTLGPVRVVVIASHDVNTALEDGSIAAYRLVLGLARVVSQRLAVADQKLFEMCQNDSSGSAMKQYAALNQEFSRTE is encoded by the coding sequence ATGAGCTACAAAACACGCGCTGCGTCTCTCGCGCAATGCCGCCGCGCCCTCGCCAGTTTGCCATTTCTGGGCGAACTCAAAACGACCGACATGGAAACGCTGTGTCGTCTCTCGCGCGTGCGCGACTACTGCGCCGGTTCGACGCTGTTTTACGAAGATGACGAACCCGACGCGGTTTATTTTCTCGAAAGCGGCGGCGTCGAGGTTTTCAAAAGCGATGGCAACGGCAAAAAATTGCCGCTCGCGATTTTGCGCGATTCGGGTGTTGTCGGCGAAATGGGCTTGCTTTCGAGCGCGCCGCGTAGCGCTTCTGTTCGCACGTTGGGGCCGGTGCGCGTTGTTGTTATCGCAAGCCACGATGTGAATACTGCTCTTGAAGACGGCAGTATCGCGGCCTATCGCCTGGTGCTCGGGCTGGCGCGTGTCGTGTCGCAGCGTCTCGCCGTCGCCGATCAGAAATTGTTTGAGATGTGCCAGAACGATTCGTCTGGCAGCGCGATGAAGCAATACGCCGCGCTGAATCAAGAATTCTCCCGAACCGAATAG